One Mus musculus strain C57BL/6J chromosome 2, GRCm38.p6 C57BL/6J genomic window, GTGTTGAGACACACTACAGCCTCAGGGTCAGGTAGcccctttgtttctgtttcccccTTGTGGGTAGTCCGAAGACTCTTGGGCTCTGAAGCAGTTCTCGGGCAACACGTGCTCTTCGTCatggttctgtttgtttgctgctctcttaggcagggtttctctgtatagctctgctgTCCTGGGACCGATAGGCGGATGCTCCTTCCCATCCCAGCGCTCTCCCTGGGCCTGGGGCGGTGGTGGGTGGGTTTATTAGAACACTGTCTCCTACTCTGCCCTGCTCTTCATTCTCCCGGCCTCTTCCTTTGAAGGCAAAGACCCTTGCATACTTATCCAACCTTTAGCGGCTGTTTCCCAAATGGAGAGAGACTCCTGAAGCAGGAGTGCGTCTCTGAAGACTCACCTAGCCCTGGGAGGGTCACATGCGCACACTGGATGAATCCCAGGGATCAGACGTGGCTATCCTGGACCGTACGCCCACCCCATTGAGACTAGAGAGGGTGTGTGCATGAACGCCTTTGTGGGTAGAGACAGGTGTAGGTTCTGTttccagaggaagaggaaggggtgctGGATAGGCATGGAGACCAGGCTAATGAATCAGCTGTAAAAAGTGCTGAGCACAGCACCACTGGTGGAGTAACCGTACCCACTGGAGAAACTGGACAAGGTGCCACTAGCTTCCCACGGGGCATCTCCAGCCGATTCTCTAAGCTTTAAAATGAGGCTGCTGGCCTAAATACTTGAGACCTTCTTGCTGGGGTTTAAAGCTGAGCCCGAGGGTTGGGTTTGCGTGTGTGTTGGTTAAACCCTTAGTTAGCCTCCTTGGTTCTTGAAGTATGCATTTGCGTTTTTCCTGTTAGCATCAAAGTTGTCACTCTTACATGGCAGCTACTGAGAGCCGAGCTGAGAGCCCTTATCTTTACCGGTTTGTGTGTTTTTAATCCTTCAGTTTTACCTGGACCGACGGCAAATTAAACAGCAGTAACTTGGTAATTCTGTCTGGCCAAGTGGTTGAACACTTTGATCTGGAGTTCCGGATCCTGTATGCTCAGTCAGAGCCCATCAGCTCCAAACTCCTGTCCAACTTCCAGATCAATAGCAAGTTTGACCATCTGGCTGACCGAAAGCCACAGTCGAAGGAGCCCACACTGGGCAATCTGCTGCGAATGAGGCTGGCCAGGCTCTCAAGTACTCCCAGGAAGAGCAACCTGGGCCCAGAGGAGCCGCCAAAAGACAGAGCCAAACCCAAGCGCCCTGACTCTGAGGCTTCTACCATCAGCGATGAAGACTATTTCCACAGCCACAAGGACCAGCTAGAGGATAGTAAGGTGGCTGATGCTGCTACCCAAACAGAGCCCAGAGAAGAGATGGCTGCAGTAAGCCTGAGTGAGGTGGGAACTCAGACTAGTTCCAGCATGATGTGTGTTGGGACCCAAACCACAGTTGTCACCAGGGCAGCGAGCTCCCAGGCCACAGTGTGGTCCAAGTCCACTACCACACAGACTGAAGCTGACGAGAGCTTCCTTCCTCAGGGTGCCCAGTCCAAAGAAGGGTCACCGGCATCCAAGATGTCAGTGTCGAGGTCTTCCAGTGTGAGGTCATCCTCTTCTGTGTCTTCCCAGGGCTCGCTGGCAAGCTCGGTGAGCTCCCATGTCTCCCTGACGGCTGCTGATCTCCACACTCCCGCATACCCCAAGTACCTGGGTCTGGGCACCCCGCATCTGGATCTGTGCCTAAGGGACTCGTTCAGAAACTTAAGTAAGGAGCGGCAGGTCCACTTCACTGGCATCAGGTCCCGGCTCACCCAGATGCTCACCGTGCTCTCACGGAGAACGCTCTTCACAGAGCACTACCTCAGCTACAGCCCCGGGAGCTTTACCAGAGCCTCTACCAACCTGGTTTCTGTGAGGGACATAGCCCTTTACCCTCCCTATCAGTGACTGCCGGGTTCAGCCAGCCCTCTGTCCTGAGGCCAACAGAGCCTCACATGCATGGCCCcagccaccctctcccacctGACACTGGGCCACCTTTGCTTTGATTCTGCAGCAttgtttgatatttttaatttttgttctttagAAACCATCTGTTGGTTTAAACACTATaggtatttttttctcatttgcacaattttaatattctatcactACATAAGTGTTTTAAGGTTGGTTTGAGAGATAAAtactgttttatgtgtgtgtgtattctctgtCTTAATGCTTTGAGTCACCACTGTTTTTAAAATCAGAATCATATTTAAAAGTTAAACACCATTGTTTCTTAACTGACTTTCTCTTGAATATCTGTGTTTGTAGTATTAAATAAGTATAGACAACTTTTTGTTTGCCtggattttgttcttctttctggcaaccctgcctttgtctctaagggtacatcataaataaatatactaTATAGGTATTTGtgtgattctttttgtttgttttaaaagcagTTTGGGGGGAATGGATGATCCAAATTGTAAAGGGGCAGTGTACTTACGAAGCTGggtgttggcacacgcctttcatcccagcaccctggaggcagaggcaggaggatctttgagtttgaggctagcctggtctagagagtgagttccaggatggtcagagctacacagagaaaccctgtttcaaagaaacaaaaagttaGATGAGAacagagtggtggcacacacctccaGTCCCCGCACTTAGGCCAAGACAAGAAGGTccgagttgaggccagcctgatcgacTCCTGACCTactcagagagaccctgtctggaacaCACAACGTGACGTTAAATGACTTAGAGCTGGTACTGGGGTCAAACCATCCTTGGCATGGTGAAAGCTGACATTACTGTGCGCCCGAGGAACCTTGCCAGCCCGGCAGGCCTTTGTGTGTGCTCCTTTCAAAGCAAAAGCCTGAGCTGCTTCGGTGAGGACCTGGCTGTCTGCCAAAGGAGTCCTGGGTGTTCCTGGGCTCCCATTCGCTCTAGTGGCCCCAATGGGCCCAGTTTCATCAGATGGGTGTATTGTTGATTTAGCAATCTTATATTCCAGAGTAGGGGCAAGAAAGGACATTGATAATTATCCCAGATTCCTGGTCCAGTGTCAGGCAATGTAACTGCTTCTTATATCCTGCTAATCAGGATTGGTCTGGCCATGGAATCCTGGTTTTGTCAAACCCCATtcataaaaacagaacaaaaggaagagagaatccaTAGTTTCCTCTTCCTGGCTTGCTCGCCTAGAAGTCTACAATAGGTAGGGCGTTGTCTGTGGGGAGAATGCTGACAGATGCAGATCAGGAATGTACCCTGAAGATCTTCATGTTCCTCTCATGACAAGGTTATCTGCTGGGTTAGTGCTGTGGTCTGTAGCCATCAAGCACGTGACAGGACAGGACACTGGCGCATGGCTCTGAACCCTCTGGGCTAATCCTTGAGTATACAGTTTGTAGACTTAGATTGCTTTATGTTTACAGCTTAGATCGCTGCCTTAAATCTCATGCTAGCCCAGTGACTCCAGGTTAGATGGCTGGCATTCCCACTCTCAGTTatagaaacaggctgagatagccTATTCAAGATCACATACCTGGCATATGATGGTATAAAAAGACAGGTGTCCAGGTTCTCTATTTGCCTCTTTGCTTTGCTTGCAGTAGAAAGAAAGGTCTTAGAGCCTGTTGCGTGTGTAGTGGGAGTTAATTTAGAGACAGCCTCATGAACAGATGCCTGGATTATGATCACGCATCTCAACTCTACTGACATTTTAAGTCCACATTCTATAAGGTGGTttgtcctttttttaaagatctatttatttattacatgtaaaatactctgtagctgtcatcagacatcCATTCAgatggcgtcagatctcattacagatggttgtgagctaccatgtggttgctggaatttgaactcaggaccttcagaagagcagtcagtgcttggaGATGGCTTATTTGCTAAAGTGCTGTCTAAGCATGAGGATGTGTGTGGCAAGCCAGATATGGCGCCCTGcacctggaatcccagtgctggggaggtagagacaggaggaggattcctggggcttggTAGCCAGCTGGTCTAACCCCAGTCAGCTGGTCCAGTCTCTAAAAATGTGTGTGGAACTGGCAAAGGCTGCTGAGCGGGTCAGAGCATTTGCTGTCAAACCTGATGACCAGActttgatccctgggactcaggtgGTGGGAGGAGGTAACTGATGCCTGCAAGGCATCTGATTtccacacatgtgctatggcaCATACGAAAAATATAAAACTGTAAAAACAAAGTAGGAAGTAACCTGACAGTGACCTGTGTGCTCCCCAtggatgtatatacacacacagcagtacacacatgcacacatacacacaccatatgaaCATGAGtcaaagtgcttgctttgcaaccACAAGAACCCACATAAATGTCCCGATGGGCTCATGACATCCTGGTGCCGGTGAGGCAGGCAGATGGGTTACTGGCTGACCAGCCTAGCCTACCCAATGAATTTCAAGCCAGTGATTgtgtctgaaaaagaaaaaaaaaaaagaggaatagcAGTTATTCTTTGGCTTCCATGTGCACACCCATCTGCACACaaatacacctacacacacacagacacacacacacacaccttttttgaGACATTCTAAACCAATAGAAATGTTTTATTCAGAGTACCCATCTGAGGTAAGTTGTAgtagtaaatattaaaaatcctggcctggggtttctaccccacctttggttATTGAATACCTggataaaaacacacacacagcttttatatttttaagatatcTTATggagcacaatagctgggcaactgcctactctccatgctgttagaatctacgaTCCTATCGCtaaccccaagttattacttaatatactatgtttcatctgggctgctctcagCTCCAATTGGGCAGCCCTTGGGACCACTGTCTCTTGATCCTTATCCCATGGCAGCTTTTTCCTCCTTGTCCTCTCTTGTGAAGTCAGCCAAAACCTCAGCCCCATGTATTAGCTTTTGGCGTCTTTATTTAGCAATCACAATTCACTCAGTGTCTTGGGGGGccccaaattagcattagaatacaagcagtattaggccaacccactacagTTAAGTACcagtgaatttctctggctagggaGTACTTGTTCAGTGAAACGCACTTGTGCGCAACTGTCCTCTAAGTCAGCAGAAATCAAATAGGAACACGAGATAGATGGAATCCGAAGAAAATCATTCAGTCTCAGGACGCACCCAAGCCTTCAATCTGGAAAGTACCACCGAAGCTGCCTACGTGTGATCTGAGTCTGCTGGTGTGCTTAGGAGTGACTGTATAGTTCAATGATAggtctagcatgtgcaaggctctaGGTTAAATAACTGGCATGGGCTCCCCTCCACAGCGGAGAGCTGATTATTGGCTTCAGTCCCGAAAAAGAGGAGGGTAAGTACCAAGGTGAGAATTCTCGTGCCCTCTCTCTGATATCCTAATCAGCCAGTGCAGACTGAGCTGTAAATATTTAGGCTATATTGCAGTCTTCCCCCCAGTGCTCGGATGAAACCAGAGGTCACACATGCCACACAAgtgatctaccactgagctacattttcaACCAGCATTTAGCTCTAAAGGATAacttcctcaaaacaaaacaaacataacaacagcagcaacaaagaaatggccagagagatggctcagcggttagagtATTGGTTGTTTCTAGAGAGCCCAGATTTGGTTACATATTTTGTTTACAAACAACCTTATCTCcggttccagggaatccaatgacTCTTGATCTCCACAGGCACCCACCCACATGGTACACATAATACCTTTAAAAGACATAATCGTAATACAACTATTATACCTAACTACCACTCATAACACTTCTCTATCAAATATTCAATGCATAAGTACAGCATAATTTCTTTTCGTCACTGATGACTTGAgttaggtttgtttggtttttttgtttgtttgttttttgtttgtttgtttgtttttttcgagacagggtttctctgtatagctctggctgtcctggaactcactttgtagaccaggctggcctcgaactcagaaatccacctacctctgcctcccgagtgctgggattaaaggcaagagccaccacgcctggtttgaGTTAGTTTTTAGACCCAATCTTCAGTATCGACATCCTCTCATAAAATAAAGAATCCATTGAGATGGCTACCACACCTGTGTGGGCAGTGTGGCTAGAGTTGCTTTTTAACAAAGGGATTTAAAGTGGCTAACAAGAAAACCCAAGACCAGGTGGCACAGGCGGCCTAGTGGATAAAAGTGCTTTCTGCCCAGTCTgactacctgagttcaattctaggAATCCACCAAGCCTCACAATTTGTCCTCTAATGTCTGCTGGAATGCTGTGGCACAAATGTGCTTGCTCCCAGtaagtaaaagtaatttaaaaatttaaaacctaaTCTACAGGTTCATGTAACACAAAAGTTTCATGAAAGAGTCAAGGTTAGGGGACACACAACAGAATCATGCTTGAAGCTAAGAGTGCCTGCTCAGACATGTAAGACTTATGTAGGGAAACATGTAAATTTACATTCTCCATTAGCCAAGCCATAGGAACCTGGCTTAGAAGCACCATTCAGTGTCTACAAGGTGAAGCAAAACAATTATTCCTGCTATTGAGGGAATACACATATTTCTTACAAGGATCTTCTCATTAAAATATTGCCGTGGAGGACTAGAGATGTTCAGTTGGTAGAACACTTGTGTAACACACATGAAAAatggggtttggttcccagcactatAAAttcagtgtggtggtgcacgctgtCATTTCCGTACTTGGGAGGTGAGGGCAGAATTGTGAGTTTAggaccatccttggctacacagtgagttggaAGGCAGCCTGAGCTccatgaggtcctgtctcaaaatccaACAAAAAAGTTAATTCTGAACTCCTCAGGGGTCATCTTGGGAAGCCATGAGGTGACTGTACCCGGAAGGGTTCTGTATAAGTGAACTTTATACTGAGTGCATTCAGGTAAACCTGGTTTCACTGGGCTACAAACCTAGATAGGTGCCCCAGTTTGCCTGGCACTGCCTGTTTGCCTCTTATCCCCAGGTCCCATCTCTC contains:
- the Fam83d gene encoding protein FAM83D isoform X1, giving the protein MTVRTITGNIYYARSGTKVVGKVHEKFTLIDGIRVATGSYSFTWTDGKLNSSNLVILSGQVVEHFDLEFRILYAQSEPISSKLLSNFQINSKFDHLADRKPQSKEPTLGNLLRMRLARLSSTPRKSNLGPEEPPKDRAKPKRPDSEASTISDEDYFHSHKDQLEDSKVADAATQTEPREEMAAVSLSEVGTQTSSSMMCVGTQTTVVTRAASSQATVWSKSTTTQTEADESFLPQGAQSKEGSPASKMSVSRSSSVRSSSSVSSQGSLASSVSSHVSLTAADLHTPAYPKYLGLGTPHLDLCLRDSFRNLSKERQVHFTGIRSRLTQMLTVLSRRTLFTEHYLSYSPGSFTRASTNLVSVRDIALYPPYQ
- the Fam83d gene encoding protein FAM83D, with product MAARFELLDDLPAACLSPCGPPNPTELFSEARRLALEQLLAGGPDAWAAFLRRERLGRFLNADEVREVLGAAERPGEDGAAVAEDSFGSSHECSSGTYFPEQSDLEPPALELGWPSFYQGAYRGATRVEAHFQPRGAGAGGPYGCKDALRQQLRSAREVIAVVMDVFSDIDIFRDLQESCRKRGVAVYILLDQTLLPHFLDMCMDLRVHPEQEKLMTVRTITGNIYYARSGTKVVGKVHEKFTLIDGIRVATGSYSFTWTDGKLNSSNLVILSGQVVEHFDLEFRILYAQSEPISSKLLSNFQINSKFDHLADRKPQSKEPTLGNLLRMRLARLSSTPRKSNLGPEEPPKDRAKPKRPDSEASTISDEDYFHSHKDQLEDSKVADAATQTEPREEMAAVSLSEVGTQTSSSMMCVGTQTTVVTRAASSQATVWSKSTTTQTEADESFLPQGAQSKEGSPASKMSVSRSSSVRSSSSVSSQGSLASSVSSHVSLTAADLHTPAYPKYLGLGTPHLDLCLRDSFRNLSKERQVHFTGIRSRLTQMLTVLSRRTLFTEHYLSYSPGSFTRASTNLVSVRDIALYPPYQ